The following are encoded together in the Xanthomonas sacchari genome:
- a CDS encoding super-infection exclusion protein B: MEWIKGIADVLKLGPRYLFAGMVLAGGALFLPTTVHKKLGLSDWIVAYRSWVGLVFAVCAVLTALSALLWLWRRLRLAWETKQERTAIVERLQKLTEPEKQILRYYFAKNTRSNFLRHQDGVVAGLAAIGVIYLASRTGTLTEGFAYNISDYAWKIIRENPHVLLGETNFYRCDKPDSPWGF, encoded by the coding sequence ATGGAGTGGATCAAGGGCATTGCGGACGTGCTGAAGCTCGGCCCGCGCTATCTCTTCGCGGGGATGGTGCTAGCCGGCGGGGCGCTATTCTTGCCCACCACTGTCCACAAAAAACTTGGTCTATCAGACTGGATAGTTGCCTACAGAAGCTGGGTCGGCCTGGTGTTTGCTGTGTGTGCAGTGCTCACCGCGTTATCGGCACTGCTTTGGCTATGGCGGCGTCTTAGGCTGGCATGGGAAACCAAGCAAGAACGCACTGCGATAGTTGAGCGCCTCCAGAAGCTGACAGAGCCGGAGAAGCAGATCCTCCGATACTACTTCGCGAAGAACACGCGCTCCAACTTCCTTCGGCATCAAGATGGCGTTGTAGCTGGACTGGCAGCGATTGGCGTGATCTACCTCGCTTCTCGCACCGGCACGCTGACAGAGGGCTTTGCTTACAACATTAGCGATTACGCGTGGAAAATAATTCGGGAAAACCCACACGTCCTTCTGGGTGAGACCAATTTCTACCGCTGCGATAAGCCGGATAGTCCGTGGGGGTTCTGA
- a CDS encoding LacI family DNA-binding transcriptional regulator, with protein MTVSRVTHGHAGVRESTRERVMRSVRALDYRPNPAASALAAAQHTCIALIYTNPSSSYLRELLVGALRGSTRVAAQLVIATWDGLGPRARRAAARTLCGSVAGVLLPAPLCESKAIVAVFVEAGIPVVSIASSRFRDRMSCVHIDDRRASHDMVSHLIAHGHTRIGYIAGDPNQTASAHRWQGYRDALADAGIGYDAALVQPGDFTYRAGLEAAERLLALQPRPTAIFASNDDMASAVVSVAHRRRLKVPEDLSVVGFDDTSASTMVWPELTTIHQPVADMTDAAIDLLLREIRQAAGSERAYVDHVVPHRLVARDSVSRQLLDR; from the coding sequence ATGACCGTCTCGCGCGTCACCCACGGTCACGCCGGCGTGCGCGAGAGCACACGCGAACGGGTGATGCGCAGCGTGCGTGCACTGGACTACCGGCCCAACCCGGCCGCCAGCGCGCTCGCCGCCGCGCAGCACACCTGCATCGCGTTGATCTACACCAATCCCAGCTCCAGCTATCTGCGCGAACTGCTAGTCGGCGCGCTGCGCGGCTCCACGCGCGTGGCCGCGCAGCTGGTGATCGCCACCTGGGACGGGCTGGGTCCGCGCGCGCGTCGCGCAGCCGCACGTACGCTCTGCGGCAGCGTGGCGGGCGTGCTGCTTCCTGCGCCCTTGTGCGAATCGAAGGCCATCGTCGCCGTGTTCGTCGAGGCCGGCATCCCCGTGGTCTCCATCGCGTCGAGCCGCTTCCGCGACAGGATGTCCTGCGTGCACATCGACGATCGCCGTGCGAGCCACGACATGGTGTCGCACCTGATCGCGCACGGTCATACCCGCATCGGCTACATCGCCGGCGACCCGAACCAGACCGCCAGCGCGCACCGCTGGCAGGGCTACCGCGATGCGCTGGCGGATGCGGGCATCGGCTACGACGCCGCGCTCGTGCAGCCCGGCGACTTCACCTATCGTGCGGGGCTGGAGGCCGCCGAGCGGCTGTTGGCGCTGCAGCCGCGCCCCACTGCGATTTTCGCGAGCAACGACGACATGGCCTCGGCGGTGGTGTCGGTGGCGCATCGTCGGCGTCTGAAGGTGCCGGAGGATCTGTCGGTGGTGGGATTCGACGACACGTCGGCGTCGACGATGGTGTGGCCGGAGCTGACCACCATCCATCAGCCGGTGGCGGACATGACCGATGCGGCCATCGATCTGTTGTTGCGGGAGATCCGGCAGGCGGCTGGTTCAGAGCGCGCGTATGTCGATCATGTCGTGCCGCATCGATTGGTCGCGCGTGATTCGGTCTCGCGACAACTGTTGGATCGCTAG
- a CDS encoding antirestriction protein: MTTNKAFDAFTEVEDELRVEVFRQSYIGAFNSWAKLAELLVEEVNLLDGVPDKMARSFDYDRTEVTYV, from the coding sequence GTGACGACGAACAAAGCCTTCGACGCTTTCACGGAAGTCGAGGATGAACTGAGGGTAGAAGTCTTCCGCCAGAGCTACATCGGCGCCTTCAATAGCTGGGCGAAACTGGCCGAGCTTTTAGTTGAAGAGGTCAACCTACTCGACGGCGTCCCGGATAAAATGGCTCGTAGCTTTGATTACGATCGTACGGAAGTGACATACGTATAA